A portion of the Drosophila sechellia strain sech25 chromosome 2R, ASM438219v1, whole genome shotgun sequence genome contains these proteins:
- the LOC6608872 gene encoding G protein alpha q subunit isoform X4 yields MECCLSEEAKEQKRINQEIEKQLRRDKRDARRELKLLLLGTGESGKSTFIKQMRIIHGSGYSDEDKRGYIKLVFQNIFMAMQSMIKAMDMLKISYGQGEHSELADLVMSIDYETVTTFEDPYLNAIKTLWDDAGIQECYDRRREYQLTDSAKYYLKDLDRVAQPAYLPTEQDILRVRVPTTGIIEYPFDLEEIRFRMVDVGGQRSERRKWIHCFENVTSIIFLVALSEYDQILFESDNENRMEESKALFRTIITYPWFQNSSVILFLNKKDLLEEKIMYSHLVDYFPEYDGPQRDAITAREFILRMFVDLNPDSEKIIYSHFTCATDTENIRFVFAAVKDTILQSNLKEYNLV; encoded by the exons ATGGAGTGCTGTTTATCGGAGGAGGCCAAGGAACAAAAGCGCATCAATCAGGAAATCGAGAAGCAGTTGCGCCGGGACAAGAGAGATGCGCGCCGCGAGCTTAAACTGCTACTACTGG GCACTGGAGAGTCCGGGAAGTCCACATTCATCAAACAGATGCGTATTATCCACGGCAGCGGTTACTCGGACGAGGACAAGCGTGGGTACATCAAGCTGGTTTTTCAGAACATATTCATGGCCATGCAGTCAATGATCAAGGCCATGGATATGCTGAAGATTTCCTATGGTCAGGGAGAGCATAGT GAACTGGCCGATCTGGTGATGAGCATCGATTACGAGACCGTTACCACGTTCGAGGATCCATACTTGAATGCCATCAAAACGCTTTGGGACGATGCTGGCATCCAGGAGTGCTATGATCGTCGTAGGGAATATCAGCTGACTGATTCAGCCAAATA TTATCTGAAGGATCTCGATCGTGTGGCTCAACCTGCATATTTACCCACTGAGCAAGACATTTTAAGAGTTCGTGTGCCCACAACAGGGATAATTGAGTATCCCTTCGATTTAGAAGAAATCAGATTTAG AATGGTAGACGTCGGAGGTCAGCGATCCGAGAGAAGAAAGTGGATTCATTGCTTTGAGAATGTGACatcaattatatttttggtaGCGCTATCGGAGTACGATCAAATCTTGTTTGAATCTGATAATGAG AATCGAATGGAGGAATCTAAAGCTTTATTTCGTACTATAATTACATACCCTTGGTTTCAAAATTCGTCAGTTATTCTTTTCCTGAATAAGAAGGACTTGTTGGAGGAGAAAATAATGTATTCGCATTTGGTAGACTACTTTCCTGAATACGATG GTCCTCAGCGAGATGCAATAACGGCCCGAGAGTTTATACTGCGAATGTTTGTAGATTTAAATCCAGATTCCGAAAAAATTATCTATTCTCATTTCACGTGTGCTACAG ATACGGAAAATATAAGGTTTGTGTTTGCAGCTGTTAAGGACACAATTCTGCAATCGAACCTTAAGGAATATAATTTGGTCTAA
- the LOC6608872 gene encoding G protein alpha q subunit isoform X3 produces MECCLSEEAKEQKRINQEIEKQLRRDKRDARRELKLLLLGTGESGKSTFIKQMRIIHGSGYSDEDKRGYIKLVFQNIFMAMQSMIKAMDMLKISYGQGEHSELADLVMSIDYETVTTFEDPYLNAIKTLWDDAGIQECYDRRREYQLTDSAKYYLSDIARIEQADYLPTEQDILRARVPTTGILEYPFDLDGIVFRMVDVGGQRSERRKWIHCFENVTSIIFLVALSEYDQILFESDNENRMEESKALFRTIITYPWFQNSSVILFLNKKDLLEEKIMYSHLVDYFPEYDGPQRDAITAREFILRMFVDLNPDSEKIIYSHFTCATDTENIRFVFAAVKDTILQSNLKEYNLV; encoded by the exons ATGGAGTGCTGTTTATCGGAGGAGGCCAAGGAACAAAAGCGCATCAATCAGGAAATCGAGAAGCAGTTGCGCCGGGACAAGAGAGATGCGCGCCGCGAGCTTAAACTGCTACTACTGG GCACTGGAGAGTCCGGGAAGTCCACATTCATCAAACAGATGCGTATTATCCACGGCAGCGGTTACTCGGACGAGGACAAGCGTGGGTACATCAAGCTGGTTTTTCAGAACATATTCATGGCCATGCAGTCAATGATCAAGGCCATGGATATGCTGAAGATTTCCTATGGTCAGGGAGAGCATAGT GAACTGGCCGATCTGGTGATGAGCATCGATTACGAGACCGTTACCACGTTCGAGGATCCATACTTGAATGCCATCAAAACGCTTTGGGACGATGCTGGCATCCAGGAGTGCTATGATCGTCGTAGGGAATATCAGCTGACTGATTCAGCCAAATA CTACTTGAGCGATATAGCTCGAATTGAACAGGCTGATTACTTGCCAACCGAGCAGGATATTCTGCGTGCTCGAGTGCCGACAACTGGCATTCTTGAGTATCCATTCGATTTGGATGGCATTGTGTTTAG AATGGTAGACGTCGGAGGTCAGCGATCCGAGAGAAGAAAGTGGATTCATTGCTTTGAGAATGTGACatcaattatatttttggtaGCGCTATCGGAGTACGATCAAATCTTGTTTGAATCTGATAATGAG AATCGAATGGAGGAATCTAAAGCTTTATTTCGTACTATAATTACATACCCTTGGTTTCAAAATTCGTCAGTTATTCTTTTCCTGAATAAGAAGGACTTGTTGGAGGAGAAAATAATGTATTCGCATTTGGTAGACTACTTTCCTGAATACGATG GTCCTCAGCGAGATGCAATAACGGCCCGAGAGTTTATACTGCGAATGTTTGTAGATTTAAATCCAGATTCCGAAAAAATTATCTATTCTCATTTCACGTGTGCTACAG ATACGGAAAATATAAGGTTTGTGTTTGCAGCTGTTAAGGACACAATTCTGCAATCGAACCTTAAGGAATATAATTTGGTCTAA
- the LOC6608872 gene encoding G protein alpha q subunit isoform X1: MECCLSEEAKEQKRINQEIEKQLRRDKRDARRELKLLLLGTGESGKSTFIKQMRIIHGSGYSDEDKRGYIKLVFQNIFMAMQSMIKAMDMLKISYGQGEHSELADLVMSIDYETVTTFEDPYLNAIKTLWDDAGIQECYDRRREYQLTDSAKYYLSDIARIEQADYLPTEQDILRARVPTTGILEYPFDLDGIVFRMVDVGGQRSERRKWIHCFENVTSIIFLVALSEYDQILFESDNENRMEESKALFRTIITYPWFQNSSVILFLNKKDLLEEKIMYSHLVDYFPEYDGPKQDHAAAKQFVLKKYLACNPDPERQCYSHFTTATDTENIKLVFCAVKDTIMQNALKEFNLG; encoded by the exons ATGGAGTGCTGTTTATCGGAGGAGGCCAAGGAACAAAAGCGCATCAATCAGGAAATCGAGAAGCAGTTGCGCCGGGACAAGAGAGATGCGCGCCGCGAGCTTAAACTGCTACTACTGG GCACTGGAGAGTCCGGGAAGTCCACATTCATCAAACAGATGCGTATTATCCACGGCAGCGGTTACTCGGACGAGGACAAGCGTGGGTACATCAAGCTGGTTTTTCAGAACATATTCATGGCCATGCAGTCAATGATCAAGGCCATGGATATGCTGAAGATTTCCTATGGTCAGGGAGAGCATAGT GAACTGGCCGATCTGGTGATGAGCATCGATTACGAGACCGTTACCACGTTCGAGGATCCATACTTGAATGCCATCAAAACGCTTTGGGACGATGCTGGCATCCAGGAGTGCTATGATCGTCGTAGGGAATATCAGCTGACTGATTCAGCCAAATA CTACTTGAGCGATATAGCTCGAATTGAACAGGCTGATTACTTGCCAACCGAGCAGGATATTCTGCGTGCTCGAGTGCCGACAACTGGCATTCTTGAGTATCCATTCGATTTGGATGGCATTGTGTTTAG AATGGTAGACGTCGGAGGTCAGCGATCCGAGAGAAGAAAGTGGATTCATTGCTTTGAGAATGTGACatcaattatatttttggtaGCGCTATCGGAGTACGATCAAATCTTGTTTGAATCTGATAATGAG AATCGAATGGAGGAATCTAAAGCTTTATTTCGTACTATAATTACATACCCTTGGTTTCAAAATTCGTCAGTTATTCTTTTCCTGAATAAGAAGGACTTGTTGGAGGAGAAAATAATGTATTCGCATTTGGTAGACTACTTTCCTGAATACGATG GTCCAAAACAGGATCACGCTGCGGCCAAGCAGTTCGTTCTGAAAAAGTACTTGGCCTGCAATCCAGATCCCGAACGTCAATGCTATTCGCATTTCACAACGGCAACAG ATACCGAAAACATCAAACTTGTGTTCTGCGCTGTCAAAGATACAATTATGCAAAATGCACTTAAGGAATTCAATTTGGGCTAA
- the LOC6608872 gene encoding G protein alpha q subunit isoform X5 — MECCLSEEAKEQKRINQEIEKQLRRDKRDARRELKLLLLGTGESGKSTFIKQMRIIHGSGYSDEDKRGYIKLVFQNIFMAMQSMIKAMDMLKISYGQGEHSELADLVMSIDYETVTTFEDPYLNAIKTLWDDAGIQECYDRRREYQLTDSAKYYLKDLDRVAQPAYLPTEQDILRVRVPTTGIIEYPFDLEEIRFSYLSDIARIEQADYLPTEQDILRARVPTTGILEYPFDLDGIVFRMVDVGGQRSERRKWIHCFENVTSIIFLVALSEYDQILFESDNENRMEESKALFRTIITYPWFQNSSVILFLNKKDLLEEKIMYSHLVDYFPEYDGPQRDAITAREFILRMFVDLNPDSEKIIYSHFTCATDTENIKLVFCAVKDTIMQNALKEFNLG, encoded by the exons ATGGAGTGCTGTTTATCGGAGGAGGCCAAGGAACAAAAGCGCATCAATCAGGAAATCGAGAAGCAGTTGCGCCGGGACAAGAGAGATGCGCGCCGCGAGCTTAAACTGCTACTACTGG GCACTGGAGAGTCCGGGAAGTCCACATTCATCAAACAGATGCGTATTATCCACGGCAGCGGTTACTCGGACGAGGACAAGCGTGGGTACATCAAGCTGGTTTTTCAGAACATATTCATGGCCATGCAGTCAATGATCAAGGCCATGGATATGCTGAAGATTTCCTATGGTCAGGGAGAGCATAGT GAACTGGCCGATCTGGTGATGAGCATCGATTACGAGACCGTTACCACGTTCGAGGATCCATACTTGAATGCCATCAAAACGCTTTGGGACGATGCTGGCATCCAGGAGTGCTATGATCGTCGTAGGGAATATCAGCTGACTGATTCAGCCAAATA TTATCTGAAGGATCTCGATCGTGTGGCTCAACCTGCATATTTACCCACTGAGCAAGACATTTTAAGAGTTCGTGTGCCCACAACAGGGATAATTGAGTATCCCTTCGATTTAGAAGAAATCAGATTTAG CTACTTGAGCGATATAGCTCGAATTGAACAGGCTGATTACTTGCCAACCGAGCAGGATATTCTGCGTGCTCGAGTGCCGACAACTGGCATTCTTGAGTATCCATTCGATTTGGATGGCATTGTGTTTAG AATGGTAGACGTCGGAGGTCAGCGATCCGAGAGAAGAAAGTGGATTCATTGCTTTGAGAATGTGACatcaattatatttttggtaGCGCTATCGGAGTACGATCAAATCTTGTTTGAATCTGATAATGAG AATCGAATGGAGGAATCTAAAGCTTTATTTCGTACTATAATTACATACCCTTGGTTTCAAAATTCGTCAGTTATTCTTTTCCTGAATAAGAAGGACTTGTTGGAGGAGAAAATAATGTATTCGCATTTGGTAGACTACTTTCCTGAATACGATG GTCCTCAGCGAGATGCAATAACGGCCCGAGAGTTTATACTGCGAATGTTTGTAGATTTAAATCCAGATTCCGAAAAAATTATCTATTCTCATTTCACGTGTGCTACAG ATACCGAAAACATCAAACTTGTGTTCTGCGCTGTCAAAGATACAATTATGCAAAATGCACTTAAGGAATTCAATTTGGGCTAA
- the LOC6608872 gene encoding G protein alpha q subunit isoform X2 — MECCLSEEAKEQKRINQEIEKQLRRDKRDARRELKLLLLGTGESGKSTFIKQMRIIHGSGYSDEDKRGYIKLVFQNIFMAMQSMIKAMDMLKISYGQGEHSELADLVMSIDYETVTTFEDPYLNAIKTLWDDAGIQECYDRRREYQLTDSAKYYLKDLDRVAQPAYLPTEQDILRVRVPTTGIIEYPFDLEEIRFRMVDVGGQRSERRKWIHCFENVTSIIFLVALSEYDQILFESDNENRMEESKALFRTIITYPWFQNSSVILFLNKKDLLEEKIMYSHLVDYFPEYDGPKQDHAAAKQFVLKKYLACNPDPERQCYSHFTTATDTENIKLVFCAVKDTIMQNALKEFNLG, encoded by the exons ATGGAGTGCTGTTTATCGGAGGAGGCCAAGGAACAAAAGCGCATCAATCAGGAAATCGAGAAGCAGTTGCGCCGGGACAAGAGAGATGCGCGCCGCGAGCTTAAACTGCTACTACTGG GCACTGGAGAGTCCGGGAAGTCCACATTCATCAAACAGATGCGTATTATCCACGGCAGCGGTTACTCGGACGAGGACAAGCGTGGGTACATCAAGCTGGTTTTTCAGAACATATTCATGGCCATGCAGTCAATGATCAAGGCCATGGATATGCTGAAGATTTCCTATGGTCAGGGAGAGCATAGT GAACTGGCCGATCTGGTGATGAGCATCGATTACGAGACCGTTACCACGTTCGAGGATCCATACTTGAATGCCATCAAAACGCTTTGGGACGATGCTGGCATCCAGGAGTGCTATGATCGTCGTAGGGAATATCAGCTGACTGATTCAGCCAAATA TTATCTGAAGGATCTCGATCGTGTGGCTCAACCTGCATATTTACCCACTGAGCAAGACATTTTAAGAGTTCGTGTGCCCACAACAGGGATAATTGAGTATCCCTTCGATTTAGAAGAAATCAGATTTAG AATGGTAGACGTCGGAGGTCAGCGATCCGAGAGAAGAAAGTGGATTCATTGCTTTGAGAATGTGACatcaattatatttttggtaGCGCTATCGGAGTACGATCAAATCTTGTTTGAATCTGATAATGAG AATCGAATGGAGGAATCTAAAGCTTTATTTCGTACTATAATTACATACCCTTGGTTTCAAAATTCGTCAGTTATTCTTTTCCTGAATAAGAAGGACTTGTTGGAGGAGAAAATAATGTATTCGCATTTGGTAGACTACTTTCCTGAATACGATG GTCCAAAACAGGATCACGCTGCGGCCAAGCAGTTCGTTCTGAAAAAGTACTTGGCCTGCAATCCAGATCCCGAACGTCAATGCTATTCGCATTTCACAACGGCAACAG ATACCGAAAACATCAAACTTGTGTTCTGCGCTGTCAAAGATACAATTATGCAAAATGCACTTAAGGAATTCAATTTGGGCTAA
- the LOC6608873 gene encoding LOW QUALITY PROTEIN: G protein alpha q subunit (The sequence of the model RefSeq protein was modified relative to this genomic sequence to represent the inferred CDS: inserted 1 base in 1 codon; substituted 1 base at 1 genomic stop codon), whose translation MYPGYNVCISTGACESGKSTFIKQMRIIHGSGYSDEDKRGYIKLVFQNIFMAMQSMIKAMDMLKISYGQGEHSELADLVMSIDYETVTTFEDPYLNAIKTLWDDAGIQECYDRRREYQLTDSTEXSVGTPGAXDTENGFLIIFYFSFLGDIRRIEQADYLPTEQDILRAREPTFNIHVYPFELDGYVLSMVDVAGQRTERRKWIHFFSNVTSIIFLAALSEYDQFMMESENDNRLEESKALFHTIITFEWFKNTSIILFLNKMDVLDEKIMYSHLVDYFPEYDGPKQDANAAREYVLRMFESISLDTQKKIYSHFTCATDTENIRFVFVAVKDTILQSNLKESNLF comes from the exons ATGTATCCAGGATACAATGTGTGTATATCCACAGGGGCATGCGAGTCTGGGAAGTCTACGTTCATCAAACAGATGCGTATTATCCACGGCAGCGGTTACTCGGACGAGGACAAGCGTGGGTACATCAAGCTGGTTTTTCAGAACATATTCATGGCCATGCAGTCAATGATCAAGGCCATGGATATGCTGAAGATTTCCTATGGTCAGGGAGAGCATAGT GAACTGGCCGATCTGGTGATGAGCATCGATTACGAGACCGTTACCACGTTCGAGGATCCATACTTGAATGCCATCAAAACGCTTTGGGACGATGCTGGCATCCAGGAGTGCTATGATCGTCGTAGGGAATATCAGCTGACTGATTCCACTGAATAGTCAGTTGGGACACCAGGAG ACGACACCGAAAAtggttttttaataattttttatttcagtttCTTGGGTGACATACGTCGAATTGAACAGGCTGATTACTTGCCAACCGAGCAGGATATTCTGCGTGCTCGAGAGCCGACATTTAATATTCACGTTTATCCTTTTGAGTTGGATGGCTACGTGCTGAG CATGGTGGATGTAGCAGGACAGCGAACCGAGAGAAGAAAATGGATTCACTTTTTTTCGAATGTAACATCGATTATATTTTTGGCAGCACTGTCGGAATATGATCAGTTCATGATGGAATCCGAAAACGAT AATCGACTGGAGGAATCAAAGGCTCTATTTCATACTATTATAACATTCGAATGGTTTAAAAATACTTCAATCATTCTGTTTCTAAACAAGATGGACGTGTTGGATGAGAAAATAATGTATTCGCATTTGGTAGATTATTTTCCTGAATACGATG GTCCAAAACAAGATGCAAATGCGGCCAGAGAATATGTGCTACGTATGTTTGAAAGCATTAGTTTAGATACACAGAAAAAGATATATTCGCATTTTACATGTGCTACAG ataCGGAGAACATTAGGTTTGTGTTCGTTGCAGTAAAGGATACAATTTTGCAAAGCAACCTAAAAGAAAGTAATCTATTTTAA
- the LOC6608874 gene encoding G protein alpha q subunit isoform X1: MFMDCCLSDQACEERRISREIDKVLKAEKKKARRELKILVLGTGESGKTTFIKQMRIIHGNGFLKKEREQFTKNVFQNIFMAMQSMISAMDTLQIPYGQQEHSKLADLVKSIDYKTVTTLEAPYLNAIKTLWKDAGIKECYHRRREYQLTDSTEYFLNDIARIERSDYYATDQDILHVRAPTTNIVEYPFNLDGFLIRLVDVAGQRTERRKWIHCFSNVTSLMFLVAMSEFDLTLAESENENRMMESKALFHHIISFEWFQRSSVILFLNKEDLFKQKILSSHLADYFPEYNGPKKNARAAREFIRHMFTSVKTDPYKLIYSHFTVATNTENIKFVFTAVKDTILELHLSETNLL; this comes from the exons ATGTTCATGGACTGCTGCTTATCGGACCAGGCTTGTGAGGAAAGGCGTATCAGCAGGGAAATCGATAAGGTCCTGAAAGCGGAAAAGAAGAAAGCACGAAGAGAACTTAAGATATTGGTCCTGG GCACAGGTGAATCTGGCAAGACCACATTCATCAAACAAATGCGCATTATTCACGGAAACGGATTTTTGAAGAAGGAGAGGGAGCAGTTcaccaaaaatgttttccaAAACATATTCATGGCCATGCAGTCGATGATCAGTGCAATGGATACTCTGCAGATTCCCTACGGTCAGCAGGAGCATAGT AAACTTGCTGATCTTGTGAAGAGCATCGATTACAAGACAGTTACCACACTGGAGGCGCCCTACTTGAATGCCATCAAAACGCTTTGGAAAGATGCTGGCATCAAGGAGTGCTACCATCGTCGTAGGGAATATCAGCTGACTGATTCCACTGAATA CTTTTTGAACGACATAGCTCGAATTGAACGGAGTGATTACTATGCAACTGATCAGGACATTCTTCATGTTCGAGCGCCAACAACCAATATTGTTGAGTATCCCTTTAATTTGGACGGTTTTCTGATTAG ATTGGTGGACGTCGCTGGTCAACGAACAGAGAGAAGAAAGTGGATTCATTGTTTTTCCAATGTGACATCACTTATGTTTTTGGTTGCCATGTCCGAGTTTGATCTAACTTTGGCAGAATCGGAGAATGAG AATCGTATGATGGAATCTAAAGCTTTGTTTCACCATATAATATCGTTTGAATGGTTTCAACGCTCGTCCGTGATTCTGTTTCTAAACAAAGAGGATTTATTTAAACAGAAAATATTGTCATCGCATTTGGCAGACTATTTTCCTGAATATAATG GTCCAAAGAAGAATGCTAGGGCGGCCCGAGAATTCATACGGCACATGTTTACTAGCGTGAAAACTGATCCTTACAAGTTAATCTATTCTCATTTCACCGTTGCTACAA ATACTGAAAATATTAAGTTTGTGTTCACTGCTGTCAAGGACACAATTCTGGAATTGCATTTAAGTGAAACTAATTTGCTGTGA
- the LOC6608874 gene encoding G protein alpha q subunit isoform X2, with protein sequence MFMDCCLSDQACEERRISREIDKVLKAEKKKARRELKILVLGTGESGKTTFIKQMRIIHGNGFLKKEREQFTKNVFQNIFMAMQSMISAMDTLQIPYGQQEHSKLADLVKSIDYKTVTTLEAPYLNAIKTLWKDAGIKECYHRRREYQLTDSTEYFLNDIARIERSDYYATDQDILHVRAPTTNIIGGRRWSTNREKKVDSLFFQCDITYVFGCHVRV encoded by the exons ATGTTCATGGACTGCTGCTTATCGGACCAGGCTTGTGAGGAAAGGCGTATCAGCAGGGAAATCGATAAGGTCCTGAAAGCGGAAAAGAAGAAAGCACGAAGAGAACTTAAGATATTGGTCCTGG GCACAGGTGAATCTGGCAAGACCACATTCATCAAACAAATGCGCATTATTCACGGAAACGGATTTTTGAAGAAGGAGAGGGAGCAGTTcaccaaaaatgttttccaAAACATATTCATGGCCATGCAGTCGATGATCAGTGCAATGGATACTCTGCAGATTCCCTACGGTCAGCAGGAGCATAGT AAACTTGCTGATCTTGTGAAGAGCATCGATTACAAGACAGTTACCACACTGGAGGCGCCCTACTTGAATGCCATCAAAACGCTTTGGAAAGATGCTGGCATCAAGGAGTGCTACCATCGTCGTAGGGAATATCAGCTGACTGATTCCACTGAATA CTTTTTGAACGACATAGCTCGAATTGAACGGAGTGATTACTATGCAACTGATCAGGACATTCTTCATGTTCGAGCGCCAACAACCAATATT ATTGGTGGACGTCGCTGGTCAACGAACAGAGAGAAGAAAGTGGATTCATTGTTTTTCCAATGTGACATCACTTATGTTTTTGGTTGCCATGTCCGAGTTTGA